A single region of the Roseivivax sp. THAF197b genome encodes:
- a CDS encoding [protein-PII] uridylyltransferase, which produces MTPPLAPSAVQASELQGPPAAAPDLILPPEVIFDRDAVRDRLWSAIGDATDERSVREACVRVLREARDAGRKAVAEAFAEAPFRAHATTHAYTYITDGVVALTFEIATERLHRMPNPTEAQRIAVMAVGGYGRGEMAPFSDVDLLFLNPYKITAWAESVIESMLYILWDLKLKVGHASRTIKDCLRLGREDFTIRTAMLESRLVTGHAPLAEELETRLREDLFKGTETEFVTAKLAERDSRHEKQGGQRYMVEPNVKEGKGGLRDLQSLYWILKYVHHTDDAETLVGRGIFRPEEFRTFVEAENFLWAVRCHLHQIAGRAMEVLSFDMQVEVADRMGFSDRGGRRGVEIFMQAYFRHAVAVGDLTRIFLTALEAEQTKEAPLLLRIFNRPPRTRKGYEVLNGRLAISDDADFLADKMNMLRLYEEALRTGLLIHPDAMRLIQANLHLIDDDMRNSREARRIFLDLMLKHGNPDRALRRMNELGVLSAFIPEFEPIVAMMQFNMYHHYTVDEHTIQCIWHLSEIEHGNLVEELPVASEILNEGVNRKVLYVALLLHDIGKGRDEDHSVLGAKIARKVAPRLGLSKAECATVEWLIRHHLLMSDMAQKRDIADPRTVRDFAKAVQTKERLDLLCVLTVCDIRGVGPGTWNNWKAALLRALYRQTRRALESGMEALNRENRGAEAKQLLREKLSDWDKKDVRAETSRHYETYWQGLHVTAHVVFAELLRGIDTDEIRIDIHADEDRDATRVCFALADHPGIFARLAGALALVGANVVDARTYTSKDGFATAAFWVQDGEGAPYETSRLPRLRSMIERTLKGEVVAREAIKSRDKIKKRERAFNVPTSITFENEGSEIYTIIEVDTRDRPGLLHDLARTLSESNIYIASAVIATYGEQVVDSFYVKDMFGLKFYTPSKQRVIERRLRAAIEAGAERAREQ; this is translated from the coding sequence TTGACCCCGCCCCTCGCGCCTTCGGCGGTGCAGGCCTCTGAGCTCCAGGGGCCGCCCGCAGCGGCCCCTGACCTGATCCTCCCACCCGAGGTCATTTTCGACCGCGACGCGGTACGCGACCGGCTTTGGTCGGCCATCGGGGATGCCACAGACGAGCGCTCCGTTCGCGAGGCCTGCGTGCGCGTGCTGCGCGAGGCGCGCGATGCCGGGCGCAAGGCTGTGGCGGAGGCCTTCGCGGAGGCGCCGTTCCGCGCCCATGCCACAACCCATGCCTATACCTACATCACCGATGGCGTCGTCGCGCTCACCTTCGAGATCGCGACGGAGCGGCTCCACCGCATGCCGAACCCCACCGAGGCGCAGCGCATCGCCGTCATGGCCGTGGGCGGTTACGGACGCGGCGAGATGGCGCCATTCTCGGATGTCGACCTGCTTTTTCTGAACCCCTACAAGATCACCGCTTGGGCCGAGAGTGTCATCGAATCGATGCTCTACATCCTGTGGGATCTGAAGCTGAAGGTCGGCCATGCCTCGCGCACCATCAAGGATTGCCTGAGACTGGGACGCGAGGATTTCACCATCCGCACCGCGATGCTGGAATCGCGCCTGGTGACCGGACATGCCCCGCTGGCCGAGGAGCTCGAGACACGGCTGCGCGAGGACCTCTTCAAGGGCACCGAAACCGAGTTCGTGACCGCGAAGCTCGCCGAGCGCGACAGCCGCCACGAAAAACAGGGCGGCCAGCGCTACATGGTCGAACCCAATGTCAAAGAGGGCAAGGGCGGTCTGCGCGACCTGCAATCGCTCTACTGGATCCTGAAATACGTTCATCACACCGATGATGCGGAAACGCTTGTCGGGCGCGGCATCTTCCGCCCCGAGGAGTTTCGCACCTTCGTCGAGGCGGAGAATTTCCTCTGGGCCGTGCGCTGCCATCTGCACCAGATTGCCGGCCGCGCGATGGAGGTGCTGAGCTTTGACATGCAGGTCGAGGTGGCGGACCGCATGGGCTTTTCCGATCGCGGCGGCCGCCGTGGCGTCGAGATCTTCATGCAGGCCTATTTCCGCCACGCGGTCGCCGTGGGCGATCTGACGCGCATCTTCCTGACCGCGCTCGAAGCCGAGCAGACGAAGGAAGCGCCCCTGCTCCTGCGCATCTTCAATCGCCCGCCGCGCACCCGGAAAGGCTATGAGGTGCTGAACGGGCGCCTGGCCATTTCCGACGATGCGGATTTCCTCGCGGACAAGATGAACATGCTGCGGCTCTACGAGGAGGCGTTGCGCACGGGCCTGCTGATCCATCCCGACGCGATGCGCCTCATCCAGGCCAATCTGCACCTGATCGACGACGACATGCGCAATTCCCGCGAAGCGCGCCGCATCTTCCTCGACCTGATGCTGAAACACGGCAATCCCGACCGCGCCCTGCGCCGCATGAACGAGCTCGGTGTGCTCTCGGCTTTCATCCCGGAGTTCGAACCCATCGTCGCGATGATGCAGTTCAACATGTATCATCACTACACGGTCGACGAGCATACCATCCAGTGCATCTGGCACCTGTCGGAGATCGAGCACGGCAACCTTGTCGAGGAATTGCCCGTCGCCTCGGAGATCCTGAACGAGGGCGTCAATCGCAAGGTGCTTTATGTGGCGTTGCTCCTGCACGATATCGGCAAGGGCCGGGACGAGGATCATTCGGTCCTTGGCGCCAAGATCGCCCGCAAGGTCGCGCCGCGCCTGGGGCTCAGCAAGGCGGAATGCGCGACGGTGGAATGGCTGATCCGGCATCACCTTCTGATGTCAGACATGGCCCAGAAGCGCGACATTGCCGATCCGCGCACGGTGCGCGATTTCGCCAAGGCGGTGCAGACGAAGGAGCGGCTCGATCTGCTTTGCGTGCTGACGGTCTGCGATATCCGCGGCGTGGGTCCGGGCACCTGGAACAACTGGAAGGCGGCGCTGCTGCGCGCGCTCTATCGTCAGACGCGTCGCGCCCTCGAATCCGGGATGGAGGCGCTCAATCGCGAGAACCGGGGTGCCGAAGCCAAGCAACTCCTGCGCGAGAAGCTGTCCGACTGGGACAAGAAGGATGTGCGCGCCGAGACAAGCCGCCATTACGAGACCTATTGGCAGGGTCTGCATGTGACCGCCCACGTGGTCTTCGCGGAGCTGCTGCGCGGGATCGACACCGACGAGATCCGCATCGATATCCATGCCGACGAGGACCGGGACGCCACCCGCGTCTGTTTCGCATTGGCCGATCATCCCGGCATCTTCGCGCGGCTTGCAGGCGCATTGGCGCTGGTGGGGGCCAACGTGGTCGATGCGCGGACCTATACGTCGAAGGACGGCTTTGCCACGGCGGCCTTCTGGGTGCAGGACGGCGAAGGGGCCCCCTACGAGACATCGCGCCTGCCCCGCCTGCGCTCCATGATCGAGCGCACGCTCAAGGGCGAGGTCGTGGCCCGCGAGGCGATCAAGTCGCGCGACAAGATCAAGAAGCGCGAACGCGCCTTCAACGTGCCGACCTCGATCACCTTCGAGAACGAAGGCTCGGAAATCTACACGATCATCGAGGTCGATACCCGGGACCGGCCGGGTCTTCTGCATGATCTCGCGCGCACCCTGTCGGAATCGAATATCTACATAGCCAGCGCGGTTATCGCGACCTATGGCGAACAGGTCGTGGACAGCTTCTACGTGAAGGACATGTTCGGGCTGAAATTCTACACGCCCTCGAAACAGCGCGTGATCGAGCGTCGTTTGCGCGCGGCGATCGAAGCGGGCGCCGAACGCGCGCGGGAGCAATAA
- a CDS encoding penicillin-binding protein activator: MFAVFKTARRSLRALCAAAGLFTLAACDVGTLTSSLPGGGTSVDPSRPVPVALLIPRSDSGAGNIPRDLENATRLAMQSLDGVSVDLRVYDTAGNPATAGAVAQQAADEGAVVIIGPLYAESANAAAIAVADEGLNVLSFSNNPTIAGGNLFILGQTFQNTADRLIGYGVRQGRSDIAVLYQDNLAGQIGRNAIQSAAARNGAQVVGAEPYALNTESLTGAIGRVKPLVDAGTADALFLTDSWEGGLSVVLQLAPEQGISPQSTQYMGLTRWDSRPDGFQLAGIEGAYFALPNRSAIASFESRYTAAYGAAPHPLAALAFDGMAAVGALVGQGRNNTIGPAALTQGAGFQGASGVFRFRPDGTNERGLAVATIRNQQVTILDPAPRAFGGAGL, from the coding sequence ATGTTTGCTGTATTCAAAACCGCCCGTCGCAGCTTGCGCGCATTATGCGCCGCTGCGGGCCTGTTCACCCTGGCCGCCTGCGATGTGGGCACGCTCACCTCCTCCCTTCCCGGAGGCGGCACCAGCGTCGACCCGTCGCGTCCCGTCCCGGTGGCGCTTCTGATCCCGCGCTCGGACAGCGGTGCGGGCAACATTCCGCGCGATCTGGAAAACGCCACGCGGCTCGCCATGCAAAGCCTCGACGGTGTGTCCGTCGATCTGCGGGTCTATGACACGGCAGGCAACCCCGCGACCGCAGGCGCCGTTGCACAACAGGCCGCAGATGAAGGCGCGGTGGTCATCATCGGGCCGCTTTACGCAGAATCCGCCAATGCCGCGGCCATCGCCGTGGCCGATGAGGGCCTGAACGTCCTGAGCTTCTCGAACAATCCCACGATTGCGGGCGGGAACCTGTTCATCCTCGGGCAGACCTTCCAGAACACGGCCGATCGCCTGATCGGCTACGGCGTACGCCAGGGCCGCAGCGATATCGCGGTGCTCTACCAGGACAACCTCGCCGGTCAGATCGGGCGCAACGCGATCCAGAGCGCTGCTGCGCGCAACGGCGCCCAGGTCGTCGGCGCGGAGCCTTACGCGCTCAACACCGAGAGCCTGACCGGCGCGATCGGACGGGTGAAGCCGCTCGTGGATGCGGGCACGGCGGACGCATTGTTCCTGACCGATAGCTGGGAAGGCGGGCTCTCCGTGGTCCTGCAACTGGCACCCGAGCAGGGAATTTCCCCCCAGAGCACGCAATATATGGGGCTGACGCGCTGGGATTCGCGCCCGGACGGCTTCCAGCTTGCCGGGATCGAGGGGGCCTATTTCGCGCTGCCCAACCGCAGTGCCATCGCGTCCTTCGAAAGCCGCTACACGGCGGCCTATGGTGCCGCCCCCCATCCGCTGGCCGCGCTGGCCTTTGACGGCATGGCCGCGGTCGGTGCGCTGGTGGGTCAGGGCCGAAACAACACGATCGGCCCCGCAGCCTTGACCCAGGGTGCTGGCTTCCAGGGCGCAAGCGGGGTATTCCGGTTCCGGCCCGACGGTACGAATGAGCGCGGGCTTGCCGTGGCAACCATTCGCAACCAGCAGGTGACCATTCTTGACCCCGCCCCTCGCGCCTTCGGCGGTGCAGGCCTCTGA
- the rsmI gene encoding 16S rRNA (cytidine(1402)-2'-O)-methyltransferase — MISAKSKVSPGLTLVSTPIGNARDITLRALDVLAEADILAAEDTRALRRLLEIHGVALGGRPCLSYHEHNGAAMRPKLLAALAEGKTIAYASEAGTPMISDPGFDLARAARDAGYPVTAAPGAAAVIAGLTVAGLPTDRFFFAGFLPNASGARRAALSELTGIPATLVFYESPKRLGAMLRAAAETLGAERPAAVCRELTKKFEEVRSGSLEELADHYQDEQARGEIVVLISRADKEKISESDVTVALEEALKTMSVRDAAEAVSAMFGVKKRPVYQQAMKLQENARDGND, encoded by the coding sequence ATGATATCGGCAAAGAGCAAGGTTTCGCCCGGTCTCACCCTTGTGTCGACACCGATCGGCAATGCGCGCGACATCACGCTTCGAGCGCTCGATGTGCTGGCGGAGGCCGATATCCTCGCGGCCGAGGATACCCGCGCGCTGCGGCGCCTTCTGGAGATCCATGGCGTGGCGCTGGGCGGGCGGCCCTGCCTCTCCTATCATGAGCATAACGGGGCCGCGATGCGCCCCAAGCTGCTGGCGGCCTTGGCCGAGGGCAAGACGATCGCCTACGCGTCGGAGGCGGGCACTCCGATGATTTCCGATCCGGGCTTCGATCTGGCCCGCGCCGCGCGCGATGCAGGATATCCAGTGACCGCTGCCCCCGGGGCCGCTGCGGTCATTGCAGGGCTGACGGTGGCGGGGCTGCCGACGGACCGGTTCTTCTTTGCGGGGTTTCTGCCCAATGCTTCGGGCGCCCGCCGCGCGGCGCTGTCCGAGCTGACCGGTATTCCTGCGACACTCGTGTTCTACGAAAGCCCGAAGCGGCTGGGCGCGATGCTGCGCGCCGCGGCGGAAACCCTCGGGGCGGAGCGTCCGGCTGCCGTTTGTCGCGAGCTGACCAAGAAATTCGAAGAGGTCCGGTCGGGATCGCTCGAGGAACTGGCGGATCACTATCAGGATGAACAGGCGCGGGGCGAGATCGTCGTGCTGATATCGCGGGCAGATAAGGAAAAAATTAGCGAATCGGATGTTACGGTCGCGTTGGAAGAGGCGCTGAAGACGATGTCGGTGCGCGATGCCGCCGAAGCGGTCTCTGCCATGTTCGGTGTGAAAAAACGGCCCGTCTATCAACAGGCCATGAAGTTGCAGGAAAACGCGCGCGATGGGAATGATTAA
- a CDS encoding YraN family protein: protein MGMINPDLGKMAYLGGLSAESGVAADYERRGYAIARTRWRGKSGEVDLILRDGEALIFVEVKKSRSFSRAAERVSPRQMTRLCAAAEEFLAGEPRGALTEMRFDVALQNAHGEIRIIENAFAA from the coding sequence ATGGGAATGATTAATCCGGACCTCGGCAAGATGGCGTATCTCGGCGGGCTGTCTGCCGAAAGTGGCGTTGCGGCGGATTACGAACGCCGCGGATATGCGATCGCGCGGACGCGTTGGCGCGGCAAATCGGGCGAGGTCGATCTGATCCTGCGCGATGGCGAGGCCCTGATTTTTGTCGAAGTGAAGAAAAGCCGGTCTTTCTCACGGGCGGCGGAACGTGTCTCGCCGCGCCAGATGACGCGGCTTTGTGCTGCGGCAGAGGAATTCCTCGCAGGGGAGCCGCGCGGCGCCCTGACGGAGATGCGTTTCGATGTGGCGCTGCAAAACGCTCATGGCGAGATCCGGATCATCGAGAATGCCTTCGCCGCCTGA
- the gshB gene encoding glutathione synthase — MKVAIQMDPIEPINIEADSTFRIAEEAQARGHSLFYYLPDALAYEEGRITARGRTLRVQREVGNHAILGEMETVDLAEFDVVWLRQDPPFDMHYITTTHLLQRLSQTTLVVNDPFWVRNFPEKLLVLDFPDLTPPTAVARDLETLKAFRDRHGDIILKPLYGNGGAGIFKLAAEDRNLSSLHELFTGFSREPLIVQKYLPAVSKGDKRVILVDGEPVGAINRVPAAGEVRSNMHVGGRPEKVALTDRDREICAKIGPLLREKGQIFVGIDVIGDWLTEINVTSPTGIQELERFDGINVAAKLWETIEARRA, encoded by the coding sequence ATGAAAGTCGCCATCCAGATGGATCCGATCGAGCCCATCAATATCGAGGCGGATTCCACCTTCCGCATCGCAGAGGAGGCGCAGGCCCGGGGGCATAGCCTGTTCTACTATCTCCCCGACGCGCTGGCCTATGAGGAGGGTCGGATCACAGCCCGTGGCCGCACACTTCGAGTGCAGCGCGAGGTCGGCAATCACGCGATCCTGGGCGAGATGGAAACCGTCGATCTGGCCGAGTTCGATGTGGTCTGGCTCCGCCAGGATCCGCCCTTCGACATGCATTACATCACCACGACGCACCTTTTGCAGCGGTTGTCGCAGACCACGCTCGTGGTGAATGATCCGTTCTGGGTGCGCAACTTCCCCGAAAAGCTGCTCGTTCTCGATTTTCCCGACCTGACCCCGCCCACGGCCGTGGCGCGCGACCTCGAAACGCTGAAAGCGTTCCGCGATCGGCATGGCGATATCATCCTCAAGCCGCTCTACGGCAATGGCGGGGCTGGGATATTCAAGCTCGCGGCGGAGGATCGGAACCTGTCCTCGTTGCACGAGCTGTTTACCGGCTTCTCGCGTGAGCCGCTGATCGTGCAGAAATATCTGCCCGCGGTCAGCAAGGGCGACAAGCGCGTGATCCTCGTCGATGGTGAGCCCGTGGGCGCGATCAACCGGGTGCCTGCCGCAGGCGAGGTGCGTTCCAACATGCATGTGGGCGGACGGCCCGAGAAGGTCGCCCTGACCGACCGGGACCGCGAGATTTGCGCCAAGATCGGCCCGCTCCTGCGCGAGAAAGGCCAGATCTTCGTCGGCATCGACGTCATCGGGGACTGGCTGACCGAGATCAACGTGACCTCGCCCACCGGGATCCAGGAGCTCGAGCGCTTCGACGGGATCAACGTGGCCGCCAAGCTCTGGGAGACGATCGAGGCGCGTCGCGCCTAA
- a CDS encoding YifB family Mg chelatase-like AAA ATPase, whose amino-acid sequence MVAEAYTVAFEGVSARMVQVQCAVTPGLPAFSIVGLPDKAVSEAKERVRTALSSLSIALPSKRITVNLSPADLPKEGSHFDLAIAMSLLSALEILPRDAVSGSVALGELSLDGTLVPVAGALPAALAAAEGARGLVCPKASGAEAAWVEACQVIGAESLLQLLQHFTGQSPLPPCQAGEVTALPPCRDLRDVKGQERAKRALEIAAAGRHHLMLVGSPGSGKSMLAARLPGLLPPLSPVEALETSMIHSLAALLDEGGISRARPFRAPHHTASMAAIVGGGRRAAPGEISLAHNGVLFMDEFPEYPRAVLETLRQPIETGEVMVARANAHVTYPCRFMLVAAANPCRCGYLPDADRACSRAPLCGEDYLGRISGPLMDRFDLRVEVPPVSMQDLDTPPSGDSSLAVAGRVAQARARQLARYGEGDAVRTNADVEGQRLDEVATLDTESRLLITRAAERMGLSARGYHRILRVARTIADLDGSDDIARAHVAEALGYRLVSRRES is encoded by the coding sequence TTGGTTGCTGAGGCCTATACCGTCGCCTTTGAAGGCGTCTCCGCGCGCATGGTTCAGGTCCAGTGCGCCGTCACCCCGGGTCTGCCCGCCTTTTCCATCGTCGGCCTGCCCGACAAGGCCGTGTCCGAGGCGAAAGAACGGGTCCGCACCGCGCTCTCCTCGCTTTCCATCGCGCTCCCGTCGAAACGGATCACAGTCAATCTGTCGCCCGCGGATCTGCCGAAAGAGGGATCGCATTTCGACCTGGCCATCGCGATGAGCCTCCTCTCGGCCTTGGAAATCCTGCCGCGCGATGCGGTGTCGGGATCGGTGGCGCTGGGGGAATTGTCGCTCGATGGCACGCTGGTTCCGGTCGCGGGCGCCCTGCCCGCCGCCCTGGCTGCCGCGGAAGGCGCGCGCGGGCTCGTCTGCCCGAAGGCCTCGGGTGCGGAGGCGGCCTGGGTCGAGGCCTGTCAGGTCATCGGCGCGGAGTCGCTTTTGCAACTCCTGCAGCATTTCACGGGCCAATCGCCCCTGCCTCCGTGCCAGGCCGGGGAGGTCACCGCCCTGCCGCCCTGCCGGGATCTGCGCGACGTGAAAGGGCAGGAACGGGCAAAGCGTGCCTTGGAAATAGCCGCGGCAGGACGCCATCACCTGATGCTGGTCGGCTCACCCGGATCCGGCAAATCGATGCTGGCGGCCCGGCTTCCCGGTCTCCTGCCCCCGCTCTCACCGGTGGAGGCGCTCGAGACGTCGATGATCCATTCGCTGGCAGCCCTGCTGGACGAGGGCGGGATTTCTCGAGCGCGGCCGTTTCGTGCGCCGCACCATACTGCCTCCATGGCTGCGATCGTGGGCGGCGGGCGGCGCGCCGCGCCGGGAGAGATCAGCCTTGCCCATAACGGTGTGCTGTTCATGGATGAATTTCCGGAATATCCGCGCGCCGTGCTCGAGACGCTGCGCCAACCGATCGAGACGGGCGAGGTGATGGTGGCGCGCGCCAATGCCCATGTGACCTATCCGTGTCGTTTCATGCTGGTGGCCGCGGCCAATCCGTGCCGCTGCGGGTACCTGCCGGATGCGGACAGGGCCTGCTCGCGCGCGCCGCTGTGCGGCGAGGATTACCTCGGGCGCATCTCGGGTCCGTTGATGGACAGGTTCGACCTGCGTGTGGAGGTGCCCCCTGTCTCCATGCAGGATCTGGACACGCCGCCAAGTGGTGACAGCTCCTTGGCCGTGGCCGGCCGCGTCGCCCAGGCCCGTGCGCGCCAGCTTGCGCGTTACGGCGAGGGCGACGCCGTGCGCACGAATGCCGATGTCGAAGGGCAGCGCCTGGACGAGGTTGCCACGCTCGATACCGAGAGCCGTCTTCTGATCACCCGCGCGGCGGAGCGCATGGGCCTGTCGGCCCGCGGATACCACCGGATTTTGCGCGTGGCGCGCACCATCGCTGACCTCGACGGGTCCGACGACATTGCGCGGGCGCATGTCGCCGAAGCCCTGGGCTACCGGCTGGTCAGCCGCCGCGAGAGTTAG
- a CDS encoding RNA polymerase factor sigma-32, with product MALDAFNDQTLSRRAMKAELLDAETELRLAYAWRDQRCEESLHRLITAYMRLAISMAAKFKRYGAPMNDLIQEAGLGLMKAAEKFDPDRGVRFSTYAVWWIKASVQDYVMRNWSMVRTGSTSSQKSLFFNMRRVQARIEREAAANGHTLDRHQLRQMISTEIGVPLHDVEMMEGRLSGSDYSLNATQSVEDEGREWIDALEDDSAQASELVEDDHDNAQLREWLVVAMQQLNDRERFIVRERKLREETRTLESLGNELGLSKERVRQLEAAAFQKMRKTLESQSREVHAFLA from the coding sequence ATGGCGCTTGATGCATTCAACGATCAGACTTTGTCGCGGCGGGCAATGAAGGCAGAATTGCTGGATGCCGAAACCGAACTTCGGCTGGCTTACGCCTGGCGCGACCAGCGGTGTGAGGAATCCCTCCACCGACTCATCACCGCCTATATGCGGCTCGCGATTTCCATGGCTGCGAAATTCAAGCGGTACGGCGCCCCGATGAACGATCTCATTCAGGAGGCCGGGCTTGGCCTAATGAAGGCCGCGGAAAAGTTCGATCCCGATCGTGGCGTGCGCTTCTCGACCTATGCAGTGTGGTGGATCAAGGCCTCCGTGCAGGATTATGTGATGCGCAACTGGTCGATGGTTCGGACGGGCTCGACATCCTCGCAGAAGTCCCTGTTCTTCAACATGCGTCGGGTTCAGGCGCGGATCGAACGGGAAGCCGCTGCCAACGGTCATACGCTCGACCGTCATCAGCTGCGCCAGATGATCTCCACGGAGATCGGCGTGCCGCTGCACGACGTTGAGATGATGGAAGGCCGCCTTTCGGGATCCGACTACTCGCTTAACGCGACGCAATCGGTGGAAGATGAAGGCCGCGAATGGATCGACGCGCTGGAAGATGACAGCGCGCAGGCCTCCGAGCTTGTCGAGGACGATCACGACAACGCGCAGCTGCGCGAATGGCTGGTAGTTGCGATGCAGCAGCTGAACGATCGGGAGCGCTTCATCGTCCGCGAACGCAAGCTGCGCGAAGAGACGCGCACGCTCGAAAGCCTCGGCAACGAGTTGGGCCTCTCGAAGGAGCGGGTTCGCCAGCTTGAGGCAGCAGCCTTTCAGAAGATGCGCAAGACGCTCGAAAGCCAGTCGCGCGAGGTCCACGCATTCCTCGCGTGA
- a CDS encoding ChaN family lipoprotein, with translation MIAALLSLFASAAYASGGDFMSAEIVFFGEQHDNPAHHERQAQLVREIAPKAMVFEMLTPDQAGEVTPTLVADEDALRTRLDWENSGWPDFSMYYPIFAAAPQATVFGAAIPRDEARRAMDVGVAEAFGPGASRFGLDRALAEDMQAEREALQAEAHCDALPPEMLPVMVDIQRLRDASLAEAALTALAVHGAPVVVITGNGHARPDWGAPAMIASAEPDVSVFSLGQAEEGGPKLDQGFDMVEIAPPVDRGDPCAAFR, from the coding sequence GTGATCGCAGCCCTTCTCAGCCTCTTCGCCTCCGCCGCATATGCGAGCGGGGGCGATTTCATGTCGGCCGAGATCGTCTTTTTTGGCGAGCAGCATGACAACCCGGCTCATCATGAACGACAAGCGCAGCTCGTTCGCGAAATCGCACCGAAAGCGATGGTGTTCGAGATGCTGACTCCGGATCAGGCAGGCGAGGTCACGCCCACGCTTGTCGCCGATGAAGACGCCCTTCGGACACGCCTTGATTGGGAAAATAGCGGCTGGCCCGACTTCTCCATGTATTACCCGATCTTTGCCGCCGCGCCGCAGGCGACGGTCTTCGGGGCCGCCATCCCGCGTGACGAGGCGCGCCGCGCAATGGATGTGGGTGTTGCGGAGGCGTTCGGTCCGGGCGCATCCCGCTTCGGATTGGACCGCGCGCTTGCCGAGGACATGCAAGCCGAGCGTGAGGCGTTGCAGGCCGAGGCACATTGCGACGCGCTGCCCCCCGAAATGCTGCCCGTGATGGTGGATATTCAGCGGCTTCGCGACGCGAGCCTGGCCGAAGCGGCGCTCACGGCTCTGGCGGTTCACGGTGCGCCTGTCGTGGTGATTACCGGCAACGGCCATGCCCGGCCCGATTGGGGCGCGCCCGCCATGATCGCCTCTGCGGAGCCGGATGTGTCGGTCTTTTCGCTCGGGCAGGCCGAGGAGGGTGGGCCAAAACTCGATCAGGGCTTCGACATGGTCGAGATCGCGCCGCCCGTCGATCGTGGCGATCCCTGCGCCGCCTTTCGCTGA
- the coaBC gene encoding bifunctional phosphopantothenoylcysteine decarboxylase/phosphopantothenate--cysteine ligase CoaBC: MLSGKRILLIIGGGIAAYKSLDLIRRLRERGAAVTPVLTKAAEQFVTPLSVAALAGQNVHRDLFDLTQEAEMGHIQLSRVADLLVVAPATADLMAKMATGRADDLASTLLLATDTPVLIAPAMNVRMWDHPATQRNLATLRGDGVAVSGPNEGDMACGEYGPGRMSEPLEIVAAIEARLGDGPLKGRRIVVTSGPTHEPIDPVRYIANRSSGAQGTAIARALSALGAEVIFVTGPAQVPPPEGVAVTRVETACEMREAALGALPADTVVCAAAVADWRMAEEATSKIKKTKGGLPVLTFAENPDILAEISQLEAGRPSLVVGFAAETDDVEANATAKRARKGCDWIVANDVSPATGIMGGTENAVTLITAGGAESWPRMGKDQVAARLAARIAEALQNG, translated from the coding sequence ATGCTGAGTGGCAAACGCATTCTCTTGATCATCGGCGGCGGTATCGCGGCCTACAAGTCGCTCGATCTGATCCGGCGCCTGCGCGAACGTGGGGCGGCGGTCACCCCGGTTCTGACCAAGGCGGCGGAACAATTCGTGACGCCCTTGTCGGTGGCGGCCCTGGCCGGACAGAACGTGCATCGCGACCTCTTCGATCTGACCCAGGAAGCAGAGATGGGGCACATCCAGCTGTCCCGCGTGGCGGATTTGCTGGTCGTGGCCCCGGCCACGGCCGATCTGATGGCGAAGATGGCGACCGGGCGGGCGGATGATCTGGCCTCGACCCTTCTTTTGGCGACCGATACGCCTGTTCTGATCGCACCCGCCATGAACGTGCGCATGTGGGATCACCCGGCAACCCAGCGCAACCTCGCCACGCTACGCGGCGATGGCGTTGCGGTCTCCGGCCCGAACGAAGGCGATATGGCCTGCGGCGAATACGGGCCCGGTAGAATGTCCGAGCCGCTGGAAATCGTCGCGGCCATCGAGGCGCGGCTGGGCGATGGCCCCTTGAAAGGGCGCCGCATCGTCGTGACCTCTGGGCCGACGCATGAGCCCATCGATCCCGTGCGCTACATCGCGAACCGGTCCTCCGGTGCGCAAGGAACCGCCATCGCGCGGGCCCTGTCGGCGCTGGGCGCAGAGGTGATCTTCGTCACCGGCCCGGCGCAGGTGCCCCCGCCCGAGGGCGTGGCGGTGACCCGCGTCGAGACGGCGTGCGAGATGCGCGAGGCGGCCTTGGGCGCGCTGCCCGCGGACACGGTTGTCTGCGCCGCGGCGGTTGCAGATTGGCGCATGGCCGAAGAGGCCACGTCGAAGATCAAGAAGACGAAGGGCGGTTTGCCGGTCCTGACATTCGCCGAAAACCCCGACATCCTGGCGGAGATCTCGCAGCTCGAGGCGGGGCGTCCGTCCCTGGTCGTGGGCTTCGCGGCGGAGACCGACGATGTCGAAGCCAACGCCACCGCCAAGCGCGCCCGGAAGGGCTGCGACTGGATCGTCGCGAACGACGTCTCGCCTGCGACCGGGATCATGGGCGGGACCGAGAATGCCGTGACCCTGATCACCGCAGGTGGCGCAGAGAGCTGGCCGCGCATGGGCAAGGATCAGGTGGCCGCGCGTCTGGCCGCACGGATCGCAGAGGCGCTTCAGAACGGATAA